One Polypterus senegalus isolate Bchr_013 chromosome 10, ASM1683550v1, whole genome shotgun sequence DNA segment encodes these proteins:
- the LOC120538326 gene encoding olfactory receptor 8D4-like, whose translation MDFLQQVNGNICVPSESWATNGSHSDQARGFFRAMLTSDAAINALIAVFLASYCVTLLINGSVLIVLQKSEELSWQPRFILVKNLLICDLLLISVIAPSSLYALMKRQTVQFGIGCLVQYTFGTICIACMFYTLTLMAVERYMYICHAIQYINILTSKRIKLIISAIWLVSSALCVVHVILLISSPIPEEKITMGLLCDPDTLERYLGYPPAAAIFRKSWGLLSLVTCLLTYAVSYCSMYKEARNAVEPFNHTNERARNTLIFYGAMVILQLTPYLLQALIDFFVKMSSNTLQDQNTGNRLHLTLLLLILLPPCANPVIYGFRNKEVRNAIPMMPHGSVSVLD comes from the coding sequence ATGGATTTTCTGCAGCAGGTGAATGGAAATATTTGTGTCCCATCTGAAAGCTGGGCGACAAATGGATCACATTCAGATCAAGCCAGGGgtttcttcagagcaatgctgACTTCTGATGCTGCCATCAATGCTCTGATCGCCGTCTTTCTGGCTTCATACTGTGTGACTTTGCTCATCAATGGTTCAGTCCTCATCGTCCTTCAGAAATCGGAAGAGCTTTCCTGGCAGCCCCGGTTTATTTTGGTGAAGAACTTGCTCATCTGTGATCTGCTCTTAATTTCTGTTATAGCACCTTCCTCGCTGTATGCGTTAATGAAAAGGCAGACCGTTCAGTTTGGCATCGGGTGCCTGGTGCAGTACACTTTCGGGACAATATGTATCGCTTGCATGTTCTACACTTTAACTTTAATGGCTGTGGAGAGATACATGTACATCTGCCACGCTATTCAGTACATCAACATTCTCACCTCAAAGCGGATCAAACTGATCATTTCTGCCATTTGGCTCGTGTCGTCTGCCCTGTGTGTGGTGCATGTCATCCTGCTCATTTCCAGTCCCATTCCTGAAGAGAAAATCACAATGGGTTTACTCTGTGACCCTGACACTCTGGAACGGTATTTGGGATACCCTCCGGCTGCAGCCATCTTCCGAAAATCCTGGGGGCTTCTGTCTCTGGTCACCTGTCTCTTGACTTATGCTGTCTCTTACTGCAGCATGTATAAGGAAGCGAGGAACGCGGTGGAGCCGTTCAACCACACCAATGAGAGAGCTCGCAACACTCTCATCTTCTACGGGGCCATGGTAATACTACAGCTCACTCCTTATCTGTTGCAGGCCCTCATAGATTTTTTTGTCAAAATGAGTAGCAACACTCTTCAGGACCAGAATACAGGAAACAGGCTACATCTTACTTTGCTGCTCTTAATTTTGTTGCCACCCTGTGCCAACCCAGTCATCTATGGATTCCGAAACAAGGAAGTGCGCAACGCCATTCCAATGATGCCCCATGGATCAGTGAGCGTCTTGGACTAA